The Pseudomonas sp. LFM046 region TCCAGCCAGTCGCGGAAACCGCTGCTCTCGCGCTGGTTCAGCGCCGGGAAGCTGCCCACGATGCTGTTGTTACAGCAGGCCAGGACCAGCTTGGGGTTGGACACCAGGAACATGGGCGCAGCTACCACCGGCAGGCGCAGACGTTGGTCGAGCAGGGCAGGCAGGGACATCTGGCATTCCTCTTGTCAGATCAGAAGGGCTTGACCACCACAAGGATCACGATGGCGATCAGGAAGAGCACCGGGACTTCGTTGAACCAGCGATAGAACACGTGGCCGCGGCGATTCTCGCCACGGGCGAAGCGCTTGAGCAGTCCGCCACAGGCATGGTGGTAGCCGATCAGCAGGACCACCAGGGTGAGCTTGGCGTGCAGCCAGCCCTGGCTCAGCCAGGTGGGGTTGAGGTAGAGCATCCAGATGCCAAGGATCAGGGTGGCGATCATCGAGGGGCCCATGATGCCGCGGTAGAGCTTGCGTTCCATGACCTTGAAGCGTTCGCGGCTGGGCTCGTCCTCGGCC contains the following coding sequences:
- the hemJ gene encoding protoporphyrinogen oxidase HemJ, which produces MLYLWLKALHIIAVICWFAGLFYLPRLFVYHAMAEDEPSRERFKVMERKLYRGIMGPSMIATLILGIWMLYLNPTWLSQGWLHAKLTLVVLLIGYHHACGGLLKRFARGENRRGHVFYRWFNEVPVLFLIAIVILVVVKPF